The following proteins are co-located in the Camelina sativa cultivar DH55 chromosome 12, Cs, whole genome shotgun sequence genome:
- the LOC104732219 gene encoding uncharacterized protein LOC104732219: MANEFGFGMGSVLAVVVVALILLFIPLIMGPVAPPSPPLLLVFPVVLLFVFLYLHFASK, encoded by the coding sequence atggcgaATGAGTTTGGATTTGGGATGGGTTCTGTTCTGGCGGTTGTTGTCGTTGCACTCATCTTATTGTTCATTCCGTTGATAATGGGGCCTGTGGCTCCTCCGTCTCCTCCACTCCTCTTGGTGTTCCCGGTCGTACTGCTGTTTGTGTTTCTCTATCTCCATTTTGCTTCTAAGTAA